The following are from one region of the Sorghum bicolor cultivar BTx623 chromosome 2, Sorghum_bicolor_NCBIv3, whole genome shotgun sequence genome:
- the LOC8078551 gene encoding peroxidase 70, with protein MAAASSLSVLVLLCLAAVASAQLSATFYSRSCPRALATIKSAVTAAVAQEPRMGASLLRLHFHDCFVQGCDASVLLNDTATFTGEQTANPNVGSIRGFGVVDNIKAQVEAVCPGVVSCADILAVAARDSVVALGGPSWRVLLGRRDSTTASLALANSDLPAPSLDLANLTAAFAKKRLSRTDLVALSGAHTIGLSQCKNFRAHIYNDTNVNVAFATLRKVSCPAAAGDGDGNLTPLDTATSTAFDNAYYTNLLSRSGLLHSDQQLFNGGGATDGLVRTYASTPTRFNRDFTAAMIRMGNISPLTGRQGQIRRACSRVN; from the exons ATGGCGGCTGCTTCTTCCTTGTCAGTGCTGGTGCTCTTGTGCCTAGCAGCGGTGGCCTCGGCGCAACTGTCGGCGACATTCTACTCCAGGTCGTGTCCCAGAGCTCTGGCTACCATCAAGTCCGCCGTGACGGCCGCGGTTGCACAGGAGCCTCGCATGGGGGCCTCCCTGCTCAGGCTCCACTTCCATGACTGCTTTGTCCAA GGCTGCGATGCGTCGGTGCTGCTGAACGACACGGCCACCTTCACCGGCGAGCAGACCGCTAACCCGAACGTCGGGTCCATCAGAGGCTTCGGCGTCGTCGACAACATCAAGGCGCAGGTGGAGGCCGTGTGCCCGGGGGTCGTCTCCTGCGCCGACATCCTTGCCGTCGCCGCCCGAGACTCCGTCGTCGCG CTGGGAGGGCCTTCGTGGAGGGTACTTCTGGGGCGGAGggactcgacgacggcgagcttAGCTCTGGCCAACAGCGACCTGCCAGCGCCGTCCCTGGACCTCGCCAACCTCACCGCCGCGTTCGCCAAGAAGCGGCTCAGCAGGACGGACCTGGTTGCTCTCTCAGGGGCGCACACGATCGGGCTGTCGCAGTGCAAGAACTTCCGGGCGCACATATACAACGACACCAACGTGAACGTGGCGTTCGCGACGCTGCGCAAGGTCAGCTGCCCCGCGGcggccggcgacggcgacggcaacCTGACGCCGCTGGACACCGCAACGTCCACCGCGTTCGACAACGCCTACTACACCAACCTGCTGTCCCGGAGCGGGTTGCTGCACTCCGACCAGCAGCTGttcaacggcggcggcgccacggaCGGACTGGTCCGCACGTACGCGTCCACGCCGACGAGGTTCAACAGGGACTTCACGGCGGCCATGATCAGGATGGGCAACATCAGCCCGCTCACTGGGAGGCAGGGCCAGATCAGGCGCGCCTGCTCCAGGGTCAACTAG
- the LOC8078552 gene encoding peroxidase 2: protein MASSSVSALLLFLCLAAVASAQLSPTFYDTSCPNALSTIKSAVNAAVQKENRMGASLLRLHFHDCFVQGCDASVLLADNAATGFTGEQGALPNAGSLRGFDVIANIKTQVEAICKQTVSCADILAVAARDSVVALGGPSWTVPLGRRDSTTASLSLANSDLPPPSFNLEQLIKAFGNKGFTATEMATLSGAHTIGQAQCQFFRDHIYNDTNINSAFATSLKANCPRSTGSGDGNLAPLDTTTPYKFDNAYYSNLLNQKGLLHSDQELFNGGSTDNTVRNFASNSAAFSSAFAAAMVKMGNLSPLTGSQGQIRLTCSKVN from the exons ATGGCGTCTTCTTCGGTGTCAGCCTTGCTGCTCTTTCTGTGCTTGGCCGCGGTGGCGTCAGCGCAGCTCTCGCCGACGTTTTACGACACGTCGTGCCCCAACGCGCtgtccaccatcaagagcgccGTGAACGCCGCCGTGCAGAAGGAGAACCGCATGGGGGCCTCCTTGCTCAGGCTGCACTTCCACGACTGCTTTGTCCAG GGGTGCGACGCGTCGGTGCTGCTGGCCGACAACGCCGCCACGGGCTTCACCGGCGAGCAGGGGGCGTTACCCAACGCGGGGTCTCTGAGGGGCTTCGACGTCATCGCCAACATCAAGACGCAGGTGGAGGCCATCTGCAAGCAGACCGTCTCCTGTGCCGAcatcctcgccgtcgccgcccggGACTCTGTCGTCGCG TTGGGAGGGCCGTCATGGACGGTTCCTCTGGGTCGGAGagactcgacgacggcgagcctGTCCCTGGCGAACAGCGACCTGCCGCCGCCCTCCTTCAACCTCGAACAGCTCATAAAAGCGTTCGGCAACAAGGGTTTCACCGCGACGGAGATGGCCACGCTCTCTGGCGCGCACACCATCGGGCAGGCGCAGTGCCAGTTCTTCAGGGATCACATCTACAACGACACCAACATCAACTCCGCGTTCGCGACCTCGCTCAAGGCCAACTGCCCCCGTTCCACCGGCTCCGGCGACGGCAACCTGGCGCCGCTCGACACCACCACGCCGTACAAGTTCGACAACGCCTACTACAGCAACCTACTGAACCAGAAGGGGCTCCTGCACTCGGACCAAGAGCTCTTCAATGGCGGCAGCACCGACAACACCGTCAGGAACTTCGCGTCCAACTCGGCGGCCTTCAGCAGCGCCTTCGCCGCGGCCATGGTGAAGATGGGCAACCTCAGCCCGCTCACCGGCTCCCAGGGCCAGATCAGACTCACCTGCTCCAAAGTGAACTAA
- the LOC8078554 gene encoding peroxidase 42 produces the protein MAASASCLAFLVAAAVASVASAQLSSTFYDTSCPNALSTIKSGVDAAVMQEARTGASLLRMHFHDCFVHGCDGSVLLNDTSGEQSSPPNKGSLRRFDVIDSIKAQVEAVCPGVVSCADILAVAARDSVVALGGPSWTVLLGRRDSTASFPSETTDLPAPTSSLQQLLSLFSNKNLDATDMVALSGAHTIGQAQCSNFNDHIYNDTNIDAAFATSLQANCPASGSTSLAPLDTMTPTTFDNDYYTNLMSQKGLLHSDQELFNNGSTDSTVSNFASSASAFTSAFTAAMVKMGNLSPLTGTDGEIRLACGIVNSS, from the exons ATGGCTGCCTCTGCTTCTTGCCTCGCCTttttggtggcggcggcggtggcctcGGTGGCGTCGGCGCAGCTGTCGTCGACGTTCTACGACACGTCGTGCCCGAACGCGCtgtccaccatcaagagcggcGTGGACGCGGCGGTGATGCAGGAGGCGCGCACCGGGGCGTCGCTGCTCCGGATGCACTTCCACGACTGCTTTGTGCAT GGCTGCGATGGGTCCGTTCTACTGAACGACACGTCTGGGGAGCAGAGCTCACCTCCAAACAAGGGATCGCTGAGGCGCTTCGATGTCATCGACAGCATCAAGGCGCAGGTGGAGGCCGTCTGCCCTGGGGTCGTCTCCTGCGCCGAcatcctcgccgtcgccgcccgaGACTCCGTCGTCGCG CTCGGCGGGCCTTCGTGGACCGTTCTACTGGGGAGAAGGGATTCCACCGCTTCATTCCCGAGCGAGACAACCGACCTCCCAGCTCCAACATCTAGCCTCCAACAGCTGTTATCTCTGTTCAGCAACAAGAACCTCGACGCAACAGACATGGTTGCTCTCTCAG gggctcacaCTATCGGACAGGCGCAGTGCTCCAACTTCAATGACCATATCTACAACGACACCAACATCGACGCCGCCTTCGCGACATCGCTGCAGGCCAACTGCCCTGCATCAGGCAGCACCAGCCTAGCGCCGCTGGACACCATGACCCCCACCACATTCGACAACGACTATTACACCAACTTGATGTCGCAGAAGGGGCTCCTGCACTCGGACCAGGAGCTCTTCAACAATGGCAGCACCGACAGCACGGTCAGCAACTTCGCGTCCAGCGCATCGGCCTTCACCAGCGCCTTCACGGCGGCGATGGTGAAGATGGGAAACCTCAGCCCACTCACCGGAACTGATGGGGAGATCAGGCTCGCCTGCGGGATCGTCAACTCCTCCTAA